TGCACCATGCGGCCGAGCCGCGTTCGCGGCTCCCAGCCGTTGTTATTTCTGCTCATTCGTCCTCCTGAAGGTTCCCGAGCACTTCGTCGAAGTGGTCGGGGAGGTTCGTGGCGTCGAAGTCTCCACTGTAGAGCGGCTCGTCGAGCTGCTCTGCGTACTCAGCGATGTGGACACCGCGGTTGCGGTCCCAGTCTGCGAGCACTGCGTCGTTGTGGGGGATTTCGAGGCCAGCGTCGATAGCACCCTCTTGCACTGCGAAGACCTTGTTTCCGGGCGTGGCCGTGTTGAGGCCGATGTCGAGGACTGCTTCCTCGACGCCGGCGGCCAGTGCCCGCTTACCTGCCAGGTACCCCGTGAGGTACGCGCTCGGGAGGTT
The genomic region above belongs to Haloferax marinisediminis and contains:
- a CDS encoding 50S ribosomal protein L18; this translates as MATGPRYKVPMRRRREVRTDYHQRLRLLKSGKPRLVARVSNKHVRAQLVTPGPQGDETHAAATSADLAEYGWEAPTGNLPSAYLTGYLAGKRALAAGVEEAVLDIGLNTATPGNKVFAVQEGAIDAGLEIPHNDAVLADWDRNRGVHIAEYAEQLDEPLYSGDFDATNLPDHFDEVLGNLQEDE